The Haematobia irritans isolate KBUSLIRL chromosome 1, ASM5000362v1, whole genome shotgun sequence DNA segment TGGAATGTACTTTGTCTTATTGAGTTGAGATGCATTAGTTCAGTGTGCTTCtggaaatttatatattttgggcTTTTGCTACTCgtgattcatataaaaatataaatttatgtgtgttccttttcaaaattaatggCATGACGTCAGTGCAGTTAAAACAGTTGGTTTAATATGTTTCATCACGTTGTTTTCTCTAGACATTTCTTCTAtggttatttaataaattagccCAACACATGGTATGAATATTAGGGTGGTGGATATTTGTAAGTAGTGGCCTCGAGTGGCGTGTTTAAACGGCGTATACGCTAAGCACAAAATGACCTTTATGGACATTTGAAGTCTGGCTTTTCTATGAGATTGACGATTCGTTTTCGGGTGTCATATttgtcttaaggccggtatgcacctctagcgaaaaatttcattcccataagaaatgcattgctatttatgctaacgaaattttcggtagcgttcaatttcgtaagctggtacgcacctctaatgaaaataacagggttgtcaaaagcatattttggcagcaaacatttaatttattacaatcattgtgtgcgtaaaaggtctgtaaataataaacaatttatttgaggaatatttggaacatatattaacaatatataaaagcgattagctggtttaaaatttgtgtacacatatctgttttttttttgttgtagacttaaataaatttttgctaccgaaaatttcgctagaggtgcataccggcctttaatagGAATACTACATAAAAACTGCTACTTACGGTTGATATACTCTTAGAAAATAGCCAGCAGAAAACAGTAGTTGGTGTCTGCTGctatatttttgttattcatTGTCTATCGAACGacaattagtaaaattttatgttttgaaattttaccccaaaatattttttatacctcattcacattacacatcCAAAATCCACTTAAACACTAGACTTCAACTGTCATCTgccttattttatttctatatacatatttttacaaaaatttatttctatagaaaatttttgcaaaattttatttctatagaaaattttgcaaaattttatttctatagaacatttttgcaacattttatttctatagaaaatttttgcaaaattttatttctatcgaaaatttttgcaaaattttatttctatagaaaattttgcaaaattttatttctatagaaaatttttgcaacattttatttctatagaaaatttttgcaaaattttatttctatagaaaaattttgcaaaattttatttctatagaaaaattttgcaaaattttatttctatagaaaatttttgcagcattttatttctatagacaatttttgcaatattttatttctatagaaaatttttgcaaaattttatttctgtagataatttttgcaaaaatgtatttctatagaaaatttttgcaaaattttatttctatagaagtttttcaaaattttatttctatagaaaattgttgaaaaattttatttttatagaaatttttagaaaaattttatttctatagaaaatttttgaaaaattttatttctaaagaaattttttgaaaaattttatttctatagaaaattcttgcaaaatgttatttctatagaaaatttttgcaaaattttatttctatagaaaaatttttgcaaaattttcaaatcaaatttatttgggcaaagccttatagactgcaagctggttggatgtacagctgtttcggaattaccacattcctcatcagcatcctctacttgcagcaaaactatcagccaattatcagaataaattcgggtaattcactcaacccaaagtgaactacacttgaactttccgacaaaaggtttgatagtcggctactgcctaaacaaatttgcaagcatatctcttttcctttgccaaactaaaatcatcgatttgaatgttatTGGCTGGGCTTgtgtttgagcgtgcttcctctatttctatagaaaatttttgcaaaattttgcttctatagaaaatttttgtaaaatttttttctatagaaaatttttgcaaaattttatttctttagaaaatttttgcaaaattctatttctatagaaaatgtttgcaaatttttttgcaaaattttatttccatagaaaatttttgaaaaattgtatttcttatattatatattttttccaattatcaattggaaaaaattgtatttctttagatttttttttttaattttatttctttagaaaatttttcaaaattttattcctttagaaattttttgaaaaattttatttctatagaaaatttttgcaaaattttatttctatagaaattttttgaaaaattttatttctatagaaaatttttgaaaagttgtatttctatagaaattttttgaaaaattttatttctatagaaattctttccaaaattgtatttctatagaaattttttgaaaaattgtatttctatatttttgcaaaattttatttctttagaaaatttttacaaaattttatttctatagaaaatttttgcaaaattttatttctatagaaaatgtttgcaaaattttatttccatagaaaatttttgaaaaaatttatttttttagatttttttgaaaaattttttttctttagaaattttttgaaaaattttatttctttagaaaatttttgaaaaattttatatctatagaaaatttttggaaaattttatttttatagaaaatttttgaaaaattttattcctttagaattttttttgaaaaatgttatttctatagaaaacttttgcaaaattttatttctatagaaaatgtttgaaaaattttatttccatagaaaatttttgaaaaattttatttttttagatttttttgaaaaattttatttctttagaaattttttgaaaaattttatttctttagaaaatttttgaaaaattttatatctatagaaaatttttggaaaattttatttttatagaaaatttttgaaaaattttattcctttagatttttttttgaaaaatgttatttctatagaaaatttttgcaaaattttatttctatagaaaatttttgaaaaattttatttctttagaaatttttgtgaaaaattttatttctatataaattctttccaaaattttatttctatagaaaatttttgataaattttgtttctatagaaaattattgaaaaattttatttttttagaaattttttgaaaaattttatttctatagaaaattttgtcacaattttatttctatagaaaatttttgaaaaattttatttctttagaaattttttgaaaaattttatttctatagaaattttttgaaaaattttatttctatagaaattttttgaaaaattttatttctatagaaaatttttgaaaaattttatttctatataatttttttgctaaattttatttctatagaaactttttgcaaaattttatttctatcgacagtttttgcaaaattttatttctatagaaaattgttgtaaaattttatttgtatagaaaattttttatatctatagatataaaatttttacaaaattttctatagaaataaaagtttgcaaaaatttgctataaataataaattttatttctatagaaaatttttgcaaaattttatttctatagaaaatgtttgaaaaattttatttctatagaaaatttttgcaaaattttatttctatagaaatttttgtcacaattttaccctttttgtttgtttcagtcAAACTAGCCAATAATATACTTGTGTTCATAATAaaactatgaaatttttattaaccaCCTACGTTTGATGATtattatataactataaactgtCGTTGGTTGGATTTTCTCCTCGTTAATACGTTTCTTATCTACTATGTGTAGCATTATTAGCTATGAGAAATGTAATTATCACActgataaagaaataaaaagaataaaactcaaagaacatgtacatattaaacaaaattgcGGTGAAATCCGTTGACATTCGTGTATAATTTTGATGTGGTAAACGGGTTAGCATTCGTGGATATAGTAGATCTACCCGCCAACAAAAATGATTGTGAAACTTGTGATTTTTGTGTCATAAGTTAATTTTGGTTGTTatcaaaagtcgactttcaaGCAAAGCAAAAGACGATTAAACGAATTTAGAGTTTACCAAATATCGAAACACTCGAAAATGTCATCAGTATTATGAgatcggtcgaaactgggattaaaGACACCATCCTGTGTGTGCAAGTTGGACATTGCCCTACATTGACTCCTTTCTCCTTAAATTCAAAAAGCATGCAATAAATCGACTCtcccaaaggttaggttagttggcacctcgatgtatcaggctcacttagactattcagtccattgtgataccacattggtgaacttctctgttatcactcagtgctgcccgattccatgttaaattcaatgataagagacctcctttttatagccgagtccgaacggcgttctacattgcagtgaaaccacttagagaagctttgaaacactcagaaatgtgtttcaatccaccgctgaaaaacttatatACTTTAGAACAAATACTATAAagatatatgtatttatataaatattccaTATTATATTTCAAGGGTTTAGAAATTGCATTGTACATTTATTTATAGATGCATCATTAATCCAACCAAGCAAAATTGGTAtccttttctttattatttaaatCCTTATTTAAAATTATAGGCAATTCTTTGTTATTGGGCTTATAGTAACCATCGCCTTCTGTGGTAATATTGGCTGGTTGATCCGTATTGATATGAACTGTTttgaattttctactgaaaacaTTACCCAAACTTCCTCTTGTCTTTTGCGGTGATTTATATTCACTGCGTATTATAAATTCGCCATTATTGTGGGAATCTTTTCGAGCAACTGGTCCCATTTGATGTAGATATGATTGCCATTGTTGTAACTTATCTTCGGCAGCTCGTAATTGAGccaaagacttttcatggcccggATTTAAGCCTATCGGTTGTACTCCGGCTACCTCATTAAGATTCACTTTGAGAGGTGCCAGAGCTGATATTGCACGAGATAAACCGATTTGAGAATGACGTATGCGATGCTCCATTAAATCGGCACCAAGTAATTCTTCGTTAGGATCCATACGTATCGGAATTATTTTGTTGACAATATATAGGAGGAGAAAAGTTGAACAGATTCCCCAACAGGTTAGGCACAAAACAGAAAGAGTTTGTATACCCAATAAATACCAACCGCCACCTTTAAATAGACCCGAACGTCCTTTGGTGGTATCGAGAGGTATGGGATTATCAGCAAATAGACCTACAGCTAAAACACCCTTTGAAAAGAGAAAGGATACAGTGAAATTTACTATCAACCAGACTATATATGCACATAAGTTACCCATATGCCACAGACTCCATGGACAGCACTTGCTCCTACAGGATCATCTACACCCAAGCGATCGAATAGGGGCATTGCTAAAACGCAAAGTAAGGCTCCACACATACCTATAATCAATGCTTCCCAAGCTCTATACAAAAAGCACCCTGCTGTTATGGAGACCAAGGACCCTAATACTCCATTAATTAAGTCGATGATATCTAAACGTCCATCATGACGCCACAAGGAATATCTACAaaggaaaattcataaaaacaacaaataggaCATTTTACACTATACTCACATGGTACATATGATGCCTCCACCAAATGATCCCATCATGGTCATAACAGCAGCTCTTGCTGCATATTGccattttgcaccacttacTCCATATGTACTGCCAGAATTGAAGGCCAACCAACCCCACCATAGAACGAATAATCCCATACAAGCATTAACAGGATTTCCCAATGGCAGAGGATCATATCCATCAGAATAACGACCTAATCTGGGTCCCAACATTGCCGCCGAAGCAAACGCAGCTGTCCCACCTATACAAATAGCAATGGAATTCTTGTATTACAAACATTCCATTGTATTTTGAACAACATACCAATTAAATGTACTGGGCCACTACCAGCAATGTCTACAGCACCTAAATTATTAAGAAAACCATGTTCACCCCATACCCAACCGCTAGGGATGCAATAAATGACGGTATTTAACAATGAAAATAAGCAATATGCTTTGAAGTTACATCTATAAATAGAAAATGAGAGGGATGCATTGAAAATGGATTTTTGCAGTGAAAACATTATGGTCTAAatttatacactaatagaaaaaagatAGCAGCAGTTGGTGTACGCTGttgtatttttctatagaaatgaaatttcgacaaaattttctgtagaaataaaattttgacaaaattttctgtagaaataaaattttgacaaaattttctatagaaataaaattttgacaaaatttcctatagaaataaaattttgacaaaaatttctatagaaataatattttgacaacattttctatagaaataaaattttgacaacattttctatagaaataaaattttgacaacattttctatagaaataaaattttgacaaaattttctatagaaatgaaatt contains these protein-coding regions:
- the Amt gene encoding ammonium transporter, whose amino-acid sequence is MASKLSNITASQQTALKGIVRNSSYVIPGLYDLSTEDTNWVLTSSFIIFTMQTGFGMLESGCVSIKNEVNIMMKNVIDIVLGGFTYWLFGYGMSYGRGPLSNPFIAIGDFLLDPPVDDPLMGQIFAAFLFQLSFATTSTTIVSGAMAERCNFKAYCLFSLLNTVIYCIPSGWVWGEHGFLNNLGAVDIAGSGPVHLIGGTAAFASAAMLGPRLGRYSDGYDPLPLGNPVNACMGLFVLWWGWLAFNSGSTYGVSGAKWQYAARAAVMTMMGSFGGGIICTIYSLWRHDGRLDIIDLINGVLGSLVSITAGCFLYRAWEALIIGMCGALLCVLAMPLFDRLGVDDPVGASAVHGVCGIWGVLAVGLFADNPIPLDTTKGRSGLFKGGGWYLLGIQTLSVLCLTCWGICSTFLLLYIVNKIIPIRMDPNEELLGADLMEHRIRHSQIGLSRAISALAPLKVNLNEVAGVQPIGLNPGHEKSLAQLRAAEDKLQQWQSYLHQMGPVARKDSHNNGEFIIRSEYKSPQKTRGSLGNVFSRKFKTVHINTDQPANITTEGDGYYKPNNKELPIILNKDLNNKEKDTNFAWLD